TGTTGTCGATAGAATGTGCAGAAAGGGATTCGGATGACGTCATATCTTTAGCAACAGACGAAAAATTCtcaaccgacggcgacgaagcAAAACATTCTTTGGCACTAGAAGATAACGTTTGTTTTGCAGCGCCTGCACCGTTTATCGTGTTCATATTCTTATCAACTTTGTTATGTTGTGTTGGGATCCGGTCAGTGCCAACTACTCGAACTATTTTGAGTTTTGGAATAACTTTCGATGAATCTTTTTGTGGCCCAGGTTCTAAACTTTGCACACAGAAAGATTCGAAGTTTTTACTAGTCTGTCTCGGTTCTTGTGGAATACTGGAATCGTTGTTTGCAACGGTTTCTCCTGTATCTCTAGGGAATGTTTCCCTTGTGCCCTCATTTACCCTTGCTGATGGATAATCGTGTTCAGTTGCTTTCAGTTGTGTTCCAGAACTTCTCTCAGCCACCGTCTTTTTTCGCGCTTTGGCGACCTTTGTTCTGTTTTCCGATTCATCGGAGCCGAAAACGTGCTTCCTCTTTctgttcgatttcgatttcttcctAAACACTGCTTGTTTCTTGGCCACAATGAATGCCGTTTGATTGCCTAGTGCAATTCGAATTCCTTGTTTTGGTGATTGCTTCGATCCCAGTAACTCACTAGTTGGTTGCTTCGTTTTTGAAGAAATGTTCGAGTGATCAGTGTTATCATACTGTGCCAAGCTCTTCGAAGTTGCTGGAGATTCTTGCATGTTGCAGGCATGGTCTGCGATGGGTGATATGTCTCTCACGGATGTAGCAATATCAACACAGCCAGCGTTTGTAGGAGTGCTTGAAGTACCATGTTTCTTTACACTGTTGCAACTCAACAACGCATAGTTCTTGAGAACACGAGATTTATCCTGAagatatttattgtttcttctgCTAAAATCATAAGTGTCACCCAAACATTTCGCACATATGCTTGTTGTGCACTTATCAATGGGAGTAACCTAGGGAAGATACAAGAGGGACGCATAATTTGCAGGTTAATACTTTCAACATAAAATGCTATTGATAAAAGACTACGTGAATACTTTACATTTATGTTGAACACATCTCTAATGATCGTGCTCAGATTGTTGACCGTAAACACATCGATGAGGGTAAGATCATTGCTGGTGCCCAAACACAGCCGACAGCATGTCTCGAAAAGANNNNNNNNNNNNNNNNNNNNNNNNNNNNNNNNNNNNNNNNNNNNNNNNNNNNNNNNNNNNNNNNNNNNNNNNNNNNNNNNNNNNNNNNNNNNNNNNNNNNACAGCAGACATATTGGAACTAATTAAAATCAGAAACTTCTGTACGTTGGGATTAGCAAATATTGCTACTGTTCCAATTCAATGCAAGAATGCCAATGCCAACGCTAAATGCCAATGCACGTGCCGTCAAAGAATGACAGCGTGGCCCGGTGAAATAGAGATATGTTACATTTGTTGAGAAACTCATGTGCGGCGTCGTTAATGCAGcctaaataaaacaaattcctcctttttattaataaaacacaattttggtggcagaaaattgtgaaatatgaaaaacctACTTCCAAACAGGAAGGTCTTaaactcaaacggtacgatatttgcaaagctcatttccacctcggcaGAATTATGGGGTTCGTGCAAGAGAAGTCAATGCACCCTAAACTAGTGCCGGCGCTAGTGTAAAGAAAACAGCTATGGATTTGTTATTTGTGTTTACAGTTGTTTTATTCCAATACATCCAAATCGCACATGAATGCGTCGTTATAagatgttcgatttttttctttgcattaTACCAACCTAGCACGGTACCACAAACAGGACCTAACCTAGTCTCTTGATCTGAATGTTATCAGGTAAACGACCTATTTGGCAGTCTGCATTGAAAGCAAATGATTGCAAGTAGGGCATTTGCGTTTTTGATATTCAAGTTTACGTAAAATGTTGTTTCGTGTGCTGTTACTGATCGGGTTTCAATCTCTTCAAAggcatttatttgaaaagctaCACTATAATGCAAATGCAGCCGACGAGCAGTACATTATCATATGATTCGGAAGTGATGTACTGAAACAGTGCCAATGCGCTAGAGCCGATCGAGTGAGGCCATTAGTCCTACTTACTCATATCAACATTTTATCGTTCGATTCTCGGTATCAATTCGGTATGTTTAAAGATAAATAGCATCTGCTTTTGAGGGGTTACAAAGGAACGTATATTTATCGGTACGATCTTCAAACCTTTCCACTATCCTCGCGCAGCTGTTTCGGCCGTTTGCTCGACTGCAAAAGTTTAGTTAAcgcatttgcataaaagcTCAAACTAATGCTCGCGATATTTACTCCCGGTATGTAATAAGATTTGTCCTACCATCTTCTCCTTTCGCTACTGAGAGAAAGACACAGCCAGTTGCAAACTGACGTGGGGAAAACGCATCTAACGTAAATTAGGGCTGTTATTCAAGAAAGACAATACAGGTTTGTCGCCAAACTCAATCGCACTTGGCTCGCCTCGCTTACCAATAGTAGCTTTAAAATGAATGGCGTGAGAAACGAGATATCGGTATTCGGAGATGTAATATGAATAGATGGGATAAAAACAAATACGCAACGGTTTTGGTAATCCGTACTACGAGCCACAACTTTCCCTTGATGTCACAGACCATTCTTCTCTTTTGTTTGCGGCGGCTCTTGTTCAAATTGTTTGCACATACTGGAATACACAACCACCCAGGAGGGTTAAATCTTGGTTTGCAACACTCTCCTCTTGGCTGGCTTAGGATGGATGGTTGGTAAGTACAAACATAACATTGAGTTGTTCCATAACACAGAAACGGAAAAGTGTACTACACCTGGTAGAACTTTGACCGGATGTAGTTGGTGCTATGACGGTGCGGACGGCTCTGCGGCGAAAAGAGCTCTTGTTGATGGGGAAAACGAGTAGCGAACGAGAGTGTGTGAGTGCTGGTTTGCGTATGTTGGTGCTTAAGAAAATTATTCTACGTCCATGGAGTCCTCTGTCGTTTGTTTGGGTCCATGCGAGTCATGCTGTTCACCTCCGGCGGCCGTCTGCTCCGATCCTCCGTTACCACCATTTTGCTGGTCTGCCGGCGGAGTTggaggtttcggtttcggtctgTTCAGCACCGAATTCGTACACGCGGTGAGCGTTTGCGTTTCGTGGCGAATGTCGGCAAGCTTTACGGGCGTATCCTGCGTTTTGCGCACTCCAACCAGCTTTGAACGGGCCTCATCGTACCACTTCTGTGCCTTCTGAGCCGCCTCGGTAATGTTGATCATCTCGGTCTCGGTCAGATGATCGTACTTCGGTTCTTTTGCACGGTACAGCTCCACCGCCTTAAGTGTCTGCTGAATGCTGTGGCCGAGCTCGGTAAACGCTTGCTCCTGGCCGCTGTACTCCTCATATCGGACTCGCATCGGCTCCATTTTTACGCGCAGCTTTTCCAACCGTTCCTTGTAGACCGCCTTCTCGCAAGACTCACCCTCCTCGTACAGccagttttcggtttcttccaGCTCGCGACAGATGTCGGACGCATCCTTCGCCTCGATATACGCGTGCAACAGTCCTTCCTCTTGAATCTTTTCTCGCACCTCGTACACCGCCTCCTCGAGGGCGTTTCTGGCATCTATGCGCTCCTTTTCCTGGCGATCGTTGGCGATCATTTTCATCTGTTTGTTAAACGATAAAATCATCATATGAGCACGGATTGCCGAAGCGAACTATCGACTAAACAAATGGCTTACTTCTTCCTCGAAATATTTGTGCAACTCCGAAGTGCCATAACCGTGTGTTTGGGACTCGACGGTCAACTCCACCTGTTTTGTTGTGaccttcttctttttgtcCTACAAAATTCGAAAggaaggagaaagagaaacatttATAGCAGAATAGCAAGATCGCGCCACGTTTTTGCACAACAATCATTAATAAATGTCTATCAGGTTTGAGTGAGGGGCATAACTCAGGCAATTAGTGGTTGTGTATATACATAAGGCTAGCAACAAACTGAGCAAATAATATATGTGGTACACTGTTTCATGCTAAGCTTGTATCTTTTATTCTCATGTAGATTGCTATTGAAATTGGTTTCGCTCTACTCTAGCTATTATCTGGTCAGTAGGGTCAGTGTGTTTCTTGCACGAAATGTAAAAGATGGTGTAAAACTGTTCGACAACAAAttggaaggaaagaaacaaGACAGCACATACCGATGTGAACCATCTGGTGACTCGCTGCGTCCAACCCTCTCCACtactttcgttcgattttggATCTTTTTTAGGTTGCTCATCATCGCTACCCTACAAAAACACGGAAAATTTCCGGGATGAAAGCAGCAGACGAACGGCCAGACACACAGAGGGACGCGGGAGAAGAGATAGGCATAGAAGAGAAGAGAACAGAGTTTTGGTCAGACTATTTCATTACGGATATGAAAAGTAAGGCGGGAACACTCTAAGGAAACAACACCATAAGCACCATACAAACACGTCCGAAGATTGCCCAAAACTAGGGCTGTCAACACGAAAAAATCGCCTGCACTGTGCATCATGTTATTAAAGAAAGTGTGGAGAGGATAGAAAGTTCAACGGTTTTCAGAATAGTacagaacaaaacaaaatacgcGAAGCAGAAGCTGCCTCTCGGAGTACacagcaaatggaaaaatcaaatatgCGAGgtcttgtttttttctataGGAACTTAAAGTCGAACAAGTTTCCGTACGAAACTTCAAACTGTTTTCTCGTACTTTTCAGATTCGGCAAGAAACActtcacaaaacacaaatactTTTCGACAGGAGCTTTGGAATGAAAATGGGTAACACAATgcaaccaaaaacaagaaagcATTTGCGCCAGAACGATCTTATATGAAAAAATGGGACGAA
The nucleotide sequence above comes from Anopheles bellator chromosome 1, idAnoBellAS_SP24_06.2, whole genome shotgun sequence. Encoded proteins:
- the LOC131215258 gene encoding uncharacterized protein LOC131215258, which translates into the protein MQESPATSKSLAQYDNTDHSNISSKTKQPTSELLGSKQSPKQGIRIALGNQTAFIVAKKQAVFRKKSKSNRKRKHVFGSDESENRTKVAKARKKTVAERSSGTQLKATEHDYPSARVNEGTRETFPRDTGETVANNDSSIPQEPRQTSKNFESFCVQSLEPGPQKDSSKVIPKLKIVRVVGTDRIPTQHNKVDKNMNTINGAGAAKQTLSSSAKECFASSPSVENFSSVAKDMTSSESLSAHSIDNTREQNVVRGPCAASLDEGDCGAVMVESQSSVTKSPAVGITHRRHSMYGVIRVCKDLFDAPQENVEFAAIRNDLMIRKPLPVEGNFAVSNNEADNCRGPSVQTPRRESICFGINNQRTLMPNNVSLSSDPARLDE